TTTTCGTCGGGATTGGGCGTTTGAATGTTCCATTCGCAACATTATCAAAGAATGGAAATACAATTTCCTCCCAGTCTGCCCCGTGTTCAGCAATTGACAAGGCTGGTTCAACGCGTGTTCCGTCTTCATTGTCAAGAATCAGATTCCATTTCGCGTCTTCTTCCCAACGTTGCCCCATCGTTCCGTTCGGTACAATGATTTCATTCGTCGTTTCGTCGTAAATGACCGGTTTCCATTCTGCATGTTCCGAATCACTTCCAAGATCACTTGCGCGTAGAAAACGACCGGCCTTATAAGAATCTTCATATCTATCTAATGTGATTAAGAATGGCATATCCGTATATTGCTTCGCATAATTAAGGAACATTGGCTCTTGTCGTTTTTGATAAAATTCATCCAAAATAACATGCGTCATTGCTTGCGCAATTGCGGCATCTGAGCCTGGATCTGCTGCAATCCAGTCATCTGCGTGAACAACACTTTCCGCATAGTCCGGTGCGACAGAAACAACTTTCGTTCCTTTATAGCGGACTTCAGTTAGGAAATGAGCATCCGGCGTTCTGGTTAGTGGTACGTTTGAACCCCACATAATGATATAACCGGAGTTGTACCAGTCACTTGATTCTGGAACATCCGTCTGTTCACCCCAAATTTGCGGCGATGACGGCGGTAAATCTGCATACCAGTCATAGAAGCTGAGCATTTCTCCACCGAGTAATGATAGAAACCTTGCCCCTGACGCGTAACTAACCATTGACATCGCAGGAATCGGTGTGAAACCAGCAATTCGATCTGGTCCATACTTTTGAATTGTGTAGATGAGTTGTGCAGATATCAGCATCGTTGCATCACGCCAATTAACGCGAACATGACCGCCTTTACCGCGCGCTTTTTTATATTCAACTGCTTTTTCTGGATCTTCGACGATGCTTGCCCATGCTTTTATAGGATCTTTTAATTCTGATAAAGCTTGGCCCCACATACGCCATAGTTTTCCTCGTATGTATGGATACTTCACTCTAAGCGGACTGTATTCGTACCATGAAAAGGATGCGCCACGAGGACAGCCACGCGGTTCGAATTCCGGCATATCGGGTCCGCATGAAGGGTAGTCGATTTGCTGATTCTCCCATGTAATAATCCCGTTTTTCACGAAAACCTTCCAGCTACAAGACCCTGTACAGTTAACGCCGTGTGTTGTTCGTACTACTTTGTCATGAGACCAACGTTGACGGTACATGTTTTCCCAGTCACGACTTTTTTCTTCCAGGACAGACCAGTTTCCAGAGAACCGTTCAATCGGCTTAAAATACTTCAATCCGAAACTTTTCTTTTTCTGTTTTTGCATCGAACTAACAACTCCTTTTTGAATGACTACTCTATGACAGGAACATTCAGCCCATTCATCTACTCTTCATTATAAATAGGTAATCGTGCATCTTCCTATTAGGGTTTGTCCTATTTCTTATAGGGAATACCCTCAACCTGAAAGAATATACAGTTTATATAGAAATAAATTAAAATTGCCTATCCACTCGTACAGTAGATAGGCAATTTTAATTCATTTATAATTCAGCTCGAACTCGTTCAAATAAGATATTATTTTCAAGATGTACATGGTCGAACGTCTCTTTTTCTAATTTCTCCAAGCGTGCATAAACGAGACGATATGTGCCGCAAGCACCTTCTGGCGGCGTGAAGTCATTCGTGATTTCCCTCAGTTCGCGCAACAACTTTCCGGCATTTTCATGTTCTTCTTCGAGTTCGAAAACATGCGGTTTCAACTTTTCTTTCAATCTGTCTGTCGGTTTGTCTAGAAATTCTATCATAAGCGGAAATACAATTCGGTCTTCATCTTCCGTATGATCCAGCAGTTCAATTCGCAACTCTTTAAATAAATCCTGCAACCTTCGCAGATGTGGGTGATTTTCTCCGTGTACACGGGAAACTCTTGTTATATAGGGTGCTAATGAAGGCAATTCTTGACGTAAGTTTTGATGATAGTTTTCTTGGATGTAGGCGATCAATGTTTTGTTTCCAAAACTAGACGGATGCGTGTTACCACGATTATCCTGTGTCTTTTTCACAGTAGTAATCTCTTCAAAGACGACATCGGGTTGAATTCCTTTTTCCAAAGCTGCTTCTAGTAACGACACTTTTCCACCACAACAATAGTCAATCCGGTGTTTCCTGAAAACATCTGCAGACCATGGAACCGCAGTAACAATATCAGCTACATTCATTTCCATTGAAATTGTTCCCATCATTAATTCCTCCTCTATTGTATGCATATCATTTCGTTAAATTTATAGGCGGGCTCTACCCCATTAGGGAATCTACCCAATAAACGTAAAACATGGTCTACCGAGAAGTACCCTTTAGGATTAACCCGTTGTCTATATAATAGAAGAGATTATTATGACTGGATATGATATAAATCACAATTTCGAGGATTTAATGAATAAAAAAACTACGCACCAGCGTGGCGATGCGTAGTTATATCCTTATGTTTAAATTATTGCAATACCTGCGATTGAAGTCCGCGCAATTGAGTTCGAAGTCCTCTCCCTCTCCCGTTCCAGCGGTGTGAAAACAATCAAAACCTATAAATCATCAAACCCATTCAAATCACTCGTTTTGACATATTGCCTAGAGGCTTGTTCGAAGAAATCTGTTTTCGTATCATCGAAACTATCCACGTAGGCTTTAATCCATCTCATAGGATTGTTGGTGAACTCTGGATAGATTTCATCGAGTCCGAGCATCCGCAGCATTTTATTGGCCCGGTATTTAATGTAGCCTTCCATTTCTTCAAGATCGATGCCGTCAATATCTGCCAACACATACTGGCTCCACGCGACTTCTTGTTCGACGGAGTGGCGGAATTGATCGTAAATCCATTCTGTGAACTCATCTGTATTGTATTCTGGATTTTCTGCTAAGGCTGCGCGGAATATGTCGCTAATTGCTTTTCCGTGCTGTAACTCATCGCGGTTAATATACGACACCATTGTC
This DNA window, taken from Sporosarcina sp. 6E9, encodes the following:
- the ric gene encoding iron-sulfur cluster repair di-iron protein produces the protein MGTISMEMNVADIVTAVPWSADVFRKHRIDYCCGGKVSLLEAALEKGIQPDVVFEEITTVKKTQDNRGNTHPSSFGNKTLIAYIQENYHQNLRQELPSLAPYITRVSRVHGENHPHLRRLQDLFKELRIELLDHTEDEDRIVFPLMIEFLDKPTDRLKEKLKPHVFELEEEHENAGKLLRELREITNDFTPPEGACGTYRLVYARLEKLEKETFDHVHLENNILFERVRAEL